The Bacillus mycoides genome includes a region encoding these proteins:
- a CDS encoding LysE/ArgO family amino acid transporter → MEAIVHGIILAFGLILPLGVQNVFVFSQGATQSKLIRALPAAVTAALCDTFLILLAVFGLSTIVLQFEWLRLSLMIAGILFLLYMGYVIWRSEPNTNETNKALPIRQQIIFALSVSLLNPHALLDIVGVIGTSALKYVGTEQVIFTITCITVSWIWFFGLTLAGTVMKKIDGNGGLMNIFNKCSALFIWGTAVYLFIGLI, encoded by the coding sequence ATGGAAGCCATTGTTCATGGAATAATCTTAGCATTCGGACTCATTTTACCTTTAGGGGTACAGAATGTATTTGTATTTTCACAAGGAGCCACACAGTCAAAACTAATTCGAGCACTTCCGGCGGCTGTTACAGCTGCACTATGTGATACATTTTTAATTCTTTTAGCCGTTTTTGGTCTATCTACTATCGTTTTACAATTTGAATGGCTACGACTTAGCCTAATGATTGCTGGAATTTTGTTTTTACTTTACATGGGATATGTTATTTGGAGGTCTGAGCCAAATACAAATGAAACGAATAAAGCATTACCAATCCGTCAACAAATCATCTTTGCTTTATCGGTTTCTTTATTAAACCCTCATGCCCTCTTAGATATAGTTGGTGTTATTGGAACAAGTGCATTAAAATATGTTGGAACGGAACAGGTTATTTTTACAATCACATGTATTACAGTATCTTGGATTTGGTTCTTTGGATTAACGCTCGCAGGTACAGTCATGAAGAAGATAGATGGTAATGGAGGTTTAATGAACATATTCAACAAATGCTCCGCCCTGTTTATCTGGGGAACTGCCGTTTATCTATTTATTGGATTAATATAA
- a CDS encoding PLP-dependent aminotransferase family protein, with translation MKWKPNRHSHLTVQEQIVDWIKSHIERGDWTVGTKIPTQRQLATQFNVNRSTVQLALDELKADGLLESKVGSGIFVANNSWNVLLNRSQPNWQQHIESSIHKPNYHTIQLINEYEQMDHIIRLGTGELSPELLPTKQIEQSLKKISLESKAIGYSSPQGSEKLRGILCNYLKKRGIQTAPENILIVSGALQALQLIAVGLLEEGSIVFQEQPSYLNSVHPFQSTGMRMISVLRDAHLTDNLRALKRKRQSLFYCVPTLHNPTGYNWSVKEKKNLYNTCKELQIPIIEDDVYHELLFESSSPAIKSFDTSGQVLYIGSVSKTLSPGLRIGWVVAPSPVIGRLADIKMQTDYGSSAFSQEIVAHWISSGLYEKHLITLRKQLKRRATFVEEILEQQFQKIATWKKSEGGFYIWIRFHEPIVNKVLFLKLLKQNVLINPGYIYEPSDLRHIRLSYSYASLEELKKGLNILLELSRP, from the coding sequence ATGAAATGGAAACCAAATCGTCATTCTCATTTGACCGTTCAAGAGCAAATTGTAGATTGGATAAAGTCTCATATTGAGCGAGGTGATTGGACTGTTGGCACAAAAATTCCAACACAGCGCCAACTTGCAACGCAATTTAATGTGAACCGAAGTACTGTGCAACTTGCACTTGATGAATTAAAGGCGGATGGTTTGCTCGAATCTAAAGTGGGATCAGGGATATTTGTGGCCAATAATTCGTGGAATGTGCTTTTGAACAGATCTCAACCAAATTGGCAGCAACACATTGAATCGAGTATTCACAAACCAAACTACCATACGATTCAACTAATCAACGAATATGAGCAAATGGATCATATCATCCGTCTTGGAACAGGTGAATTATCACCAGAATTACTTCCAACGAAACAAATTGAACAGTCGTTAAAAAAGATTTCACTTGAATCAAAGGCAATTGGCTATTCATCACCACAAGGAAGTGAAAAGCTTCGGGGAATTTTATGTAATTATTTAAAAAAACGTGGTATTCAAACAGCACCGGAGAACATTTTAATTGTTTCAGGTGCACTTCAAGCACTTCAATTAATTGCAGTTGGATTATTAGAAGAAGGATCCATTGTCTTCCAAGAACAACCTTCGTATTTAAATTCTGTGCATCCCTTTCAATCCACTGGAATGCGTATGATTTCAGTTTTACGAGACGCACATTTGACAGACAATTTGCGGGCACTCAAAAGAAAAAGACAATCTTTATTTTACTGTGTGCCAACATTACACAATCCGACAGGATATAATTGGTCGGTGAAAGAAAAGAAAAATCTATACAATACATGCAAAGAGCTACAAATCCCGATTATTGAAGATGATGTGTATCACGAACTGTTATTTGAATCATCTTCTCCTGCCATAAAGTCATTTGATACATCAGGGCAAGTTCTTTATATCGGTAGTGTATCCAAAACGCTAAGTCCTGGATTACGGATCGGTTGGGTTGTTGCACCTTCACCTGTAATTGGGCGATTAGCTGATATTAAAATGCAAACAGATTATGGCTCAAGTGCCTTTTCTCAAGAAATCGTCGCACACTGGATATCATCCGGTTTATACGAAAAGCATCTGATCACACTTCGTAAACAATTGAAAAGAAGGGCTACATTTGTAGAAGAAATATTGGAACAGCAATTTCAAAAAATCGCTACGTGGAAAAAGTCTGAGGGTGGTTTTTATATATGGATCAGGTTTCATGAACCTATTGTAAATAAGGTGCTATTTCTAAAGTTACTTAAACAAAATGTTTTGATCAATCCAGGTTATATATATGAACCAAGCGATTTACGTCATATTCGTCTTTCTTATTCCTATGCATCATTGGAAGAATTAAAAAAAGGATTAAATATTTTACTAGAACTAAGCCGACCTTAA
- a CDS encoding sensor histidine kinase: MKRGIVLKLFMLTTVLCMLILATIFVGQTIFFKQFYANKKVDDIKTNMRSFETDYLNSRGNSQVIQKLEQDFYREHNTWITTLDSNGNLKTANDFYIEVKLDQSKNKESQFANSTITIPLYNFKVEDNHTRNISNEIFPLGETVTLHGIEKNAAFIPYLLFFKTKTPNLINVSIDKKRNEIMDKLKYKYRFEKEESEYRKEYDKELPRKIMEGKITKVQLLDEKEQSNFVYTNNLFMERIQEFQADLLLNEKNASYDSLQEIDYEQNDIKYKLIIKPIKDKSGVITYIFSMTSLQPVDEAVQMIKEYYVYIIMFVLLLIFIASFYYSKKIARPLLQINKTTKKIANLDFSERVPVMSKDEIGDLSQNINLLSNTLHSHIEQLQRDIEKEKQLEHTRKEFISGVSHELKTPLSIMKSCISILKDGVASHKKEYYFKAMEKEVDKMDMLIVDMLELAKFESGTYKMQMDVFYIDQAIQHICEQLSMEITKKQLNIHTHLSAIEVIANHRRMEQVITNFITNAIRYTPEKENIIISTIDEPSRIKVCIENKGAHIEEDQLDKIWDRFYRVDTARQRSQGGTGLGLAISKNILELHGAEYGVHNTVDGVLFYFYLQKKL; this comes from the coding sequence ATGAAAAGAGGAATTGTATTAAAATTATTTATGTTAACAACAGTGTTATGTATGTTGATCCTGGCAACCATTTTTGTTGGACAAACAATATTCTTTAAACAATTTTATGCGAATAAAAAAGTGGATGATATCAAAACAAACATGAGATCTTTTGAAACAGATTATTTAAATAGTAGAGGAAATTCACAAGTAATCCAAAAGTTAGAGCAAGATTTCTATCGAGAGCATAATACATGGATTACAACATTAGATAGTAATGGGAATTTAAAGACTGCAAATGATTTTTATATAGAAGTAAAATTAGATCAGTCTAAAAATAAAGAAAGTCAATTCGCTAACTCAACAATTACCATACCACTGTATAATTTCAAGGTTGAGGACAATCATACGAGGAATATTTCAAATGAAATATTCCCTTTGGGAGAAACAGTTACTTTGCATGGGATAGAAAAAAACGCTGCATTTATTCCATATCTTTTATTCTTCAAAACGAAAACTCCTAATTTGATAAATGTGTCAATAGATAAAAAACGCAATGAAATTATGGACAAACTTAAATATAAGTATAGATTTGAAAAAGAGGAATCTGAATATAGAAAAGAATATGACAAAGAATTACCTAGAAAAATTATGGAAGGAAAAATTACAAAGGTTCAACTTTTAGATGAGAAGGAACAATCGAATTTTGTTTATACAAATAACTTATTTATGGAAAGGATACAAGAGTTTCAGGCAGACTTATTGCTAAATGAAAAGAATGCTAGCTATGATTCGTTACAGGAAATCGATTATGAGCAGAATGATATTAAATATAAGCTCATAATTAAACCGATAAAGGATAAAAGTGGTGTAATCACATACATTTTTTCAATGACTTCGTTGCAGCCAGTTGATGAAGCTGTACAAATGATAAAAGAGTATTATGTCTATATTATTATGTTTGTGTTGCTTCTTATTTTTATAGCTTCTTTTTACTATTCAAAAAAGATTGCAAGGCCCTTATTACAAATAAACAAGACAACCAAGAAAATTGCAAACTTAGATTTCTCGGAAAGGGTTCCAGTCATGTCAAAAGATGAAATTGGTGATTTATCTCAAAATATTAATTTACTTTCAAATACATTACATTCACATATTGAGCAGTTACAGCGAGACATAGAGAAAGAAAAACAATTGGAACATACAAGAAAAGAATTTATTTCAGGAGTCTCGCATGAATTAAAGACACCTCTAAGTATTATGAAAAGTTGTATTTCTATTTTAAAAGATGGTGTTGCAAGTCATAAGAAAGAGTATTACTTTAAGGCAATGGAAAAAGAAGTAGATAAGATGGATATGTTGATTGTGGATATGCTTGAGTTGGCAAAATTTGAATCTGGTACGTATAAAATGCAGATGGATGTTTTTTATATTGACCAAGCCATTCAGCATATCTGTGAACAATTATCTATGGAGATAACAAAAAAGCAATTAAATATTCACACACATCTTTCTGCAATTGAAGTCATCGCAAATCATCGTCGTATGGAACAAGTAATCACAAACTTTATCACGAATGCTATTCGTTACACGCCAGAAAAAGAAAATATTATTATTTCTACAATAGATGAGCCAAGTCGCATAAAAGTTTGTATCGAAAATAAAGGTGCCCATATTGAAGAAGATCAATTAGATAAGATTTGGGATCGTTTTTACCGGGTTGATACAGCTCGTCAACGCTCACAAGGTGGAACAGGTCTTGGACTTGCCATTTCAAAAAATATTTTAGAACTTCATGGAGCTGAGTATGGGGTGCATAATACAGTTGATGGCGTGTTGTTTTATTTTTATTTACAGAAAAAATTGTAG